Proteins encoded together in one Onychomys torridus chromosome 1, mOncTor1.1, whole genome shotgun sequence window:
- the LOC118582397 gene encoding sialic acid-binding Ig-like lectin 11: MLWGLSALPLLYLGLLSPVLVAIETTVVEDSLCSPVPCVFEFSKASPRNPMTVGYRLNENINFHVDTSRPRSPTGDFSTEEVEDCILLSRDVLRRENMTFVLYVGLEDQKDLTQKPELHIPEYSMAREPMTLTCIIQDTCQEPKALFLFWKGPAMSSNMRVSVNPSSELPIALKPEDQDTTLRCYLNLSLDNLTSRKAVKLQLVSPARLLNYSCLLKRTLACSCSFHGIPTPFVQWWVGGTPVSVNSIDSILHMTSTTLEPWTNSTIHLMWEPEIIRRLRCEGKNQYGVHASRIFLIPDKSSIASVFLRGLIQGIVYGTIASSLFFFFLVVLIMKMLNWWGEIQACKNREAPTLKKPVSGGAKTVEI, encoded by the exons GGTTACTTTCTCCAGTTTTGGTTGCTATCGAGACAACAGTGGTGGAAGACAGTCTATGCAGTCCAGTCCCTTGTGTGTTTGAGTTTTCCAAGGCATCTCCCAGGAATCCCATGACTGTGGGCTACAGGCTTAATGAAAACATCAACTTCCATGTAGATACCAGCCGGCCCAGATCCCCCACAGGTGATTTCTCCACAGAGGAGGTGGAAGACTGCATCTTGCTGAGCCGTGATGTGCTCAGAAGGGAGAACATGACCTTCGTGCTCTATGTAGGTCTAGAAGATCAGAAAG ACCTGACCCAAAAGCCAGAGCTTCACATCCCAGAATACAGTATGGCTAGAGAGCCAATGACTTTGACCTGTATCATCCAAGATACCTGCCAAGAGCCCAAAGccctttttctcttctggaaGGGGCCTGCCATGTCTTCCAACATGCGTGTCTCCGTCAACCCCTCTTCAGAGCTGCCCATTGCCCTGaagcctgaggaccaggacaCTACCCTCAGATGCTACTTAAATCTATCCCTAGATAACCTGACCAGCAGGAAAGCGGTTAAGCTACAACTGGTCT CACCTGCTAGGCTACTCAACTATTCCTGTTTGCTGAAGAGGACACTAGCATGTAGTTGCTCCTTCCATGGGATCCCCACACCTTTTGTGCAGTGGTGGGTTGGAGGAACCCCTGTGAGTGTGAATAGCATAGATTCCATCTTGCACATGACCTCCACCACACTGGAACCCTGGACCAACAGCACCATCCACCTCATGTGGGAACCAGAAATCATTAGGAGACTTCGCTGTGAAGGGAAGAACCAATATGGAGTCCATGCTTCCAGAATCTTCCTGATACCAG ATAAAAGCTCCATTGCCAGTGTCTTCCTGAGAGGGCTAATCCAGGGCATCGTGTATGGGACCATAGcatcttctttattcttcttcttccttgttgTACTAAT AATGAAGATGCTTAACTGGTGGGGGGAAATTCAAGCTTGCAAGAACAGAGAGGCCCCAACCCTCAAGAAACCAGTTTCAGGAGGAGCCAAAACAGTTGAAATCTGA
- the Iglon5 gene encoding igLON family member 5, whose product MPPPAPGARLRLLAAAALAGLAVISRGLLSQSLEFSSPADNYTVCEGDNATLSCFIDEHVTRVAWLNRSNILYAGNDRWTSDPRVRLLINTPEEFSILITQVGLGDEGLYTCSFQTRHQPYTTQVYLIVHVPARIVNISSPVAVNEGGNVNLLCLAVGRPEPTVTWRQLRDGFTSEGEILEISDIQRGQAGEYECITHNGVNSAPDSRRVLVTVNYPPTITDVTSARTALGRAALLRCEAMAVPPADFQWYKDDRLLSSGSAEGLKVQTERTRSMLLFANVSARHYGNYTCRAANRLGASSASMRLLRPGSLENSAPRPPGPLTLLSALGWLWWRM is encoded by the exons ATGCCCCCCCCTGCGCCCGGGGCCCGGCTCCGGCTCCTCGCTGCCGCCGCCCTGGCCGGCCTGGCCGTCATCAGCCGAG GACTGCTTTCCCAGAGCCTGGAGTTCAGCTCACCTGCGGACAACTATACAGTGTGTGAAGGTGACAACGCCACCCTCAG CTGCTTCATTGATGAGCATGTGACTCGAGTGGCCTGGTTGAACCGCTCCAACATCCTGTATGCAGGAAACGACCGCTGGACCAGTGACCCCCGGGTGCGGCTGCTCATCAACACACCTGAGGAGTTCTCGATCCTCATCACCCAGGTGGGGCTCGGTGATGAGGGCCTCTACACCTGCTCCTTCCAGACACGCCACCAGCCCTATACCACTCAGGTCTACCTCATCGTCCATG TTCCTGCCCGCATCGTGAACATCTCCTCCCCTGTGGCAGTGAATGAAGGGGGCAATGTGAACCTTCTCTGCCTGGCTGTGGGAAGGCCAGAGCCCACTGTCACCTGGAGACAGCTCCGAG ACGGCTTCACCTCAGAGGGCGAGATTCTGGAAATCTCCGACATCCAGCGGGGCCAGGCCGGGGAATACGAATGCATTACCCACAACGGGGTGAACTCGGCTCCCGACAGCCGCCGCGTGCTAGTCACAGTGAATT ATCCCCCGACCATCACCGATGTGACCAGCGCACGCACCGCCCTGGGCCGGGCCGCCCTCCTGCGCTGCGAAGCCATGGCGGTGCCACCTGCAGATTTCCAGTGGTACAAGGATGACAGGCT GCTAAGCAGCGGCTCGGCGGAGGGTCTCAAAGTGCAGACGGAGCGCACCCGCTCGATGCTTCTCTTTGCCAACGTGAGCGCTAGGCACTACGGCAACTACACCTGTCGAGCAGCCAACAGACTTGGAGCGTCCAGCGCCTCCATGCGGCTCCTGC GCCCAGGATCCCTGGAGAACTCGGCTCCAAGGCCCCCAGGACCCCTgaccctcctctctgccctgggCTGGCTGTGGTGGAGAATGTAG